Below is a genomic region from Nocardioides panacis.
CCTCGTCGCCCTGGTCCGGGGGTCGCTGCACACCGGCGCGGAGGTGAGCGCCGAGCAGCGGGCCTCGGCCCTGGTCGCGGAGATCGAGCACACGGGGCTCCCGCCGGCCGAGCCGTCCGACCCCGCCGAGGATCCCGACGAGCCGGACGAGCTGGTCTGGCAGGTGACCGGGCCGGACGGCACCGTCGTGCGCTCCTCGCAGCCGCTCCGTGAGCCGCTGCCCTCCGACGACGAGGACTCGGTGAGGCTGGCGGGTGCCGACCACCCCTATGTGGTGGCGACCGACGACGCCAGCTCCGGCGGCCAGGAGTACACCGTGGCGGTCGCGGTCTCCCTGGAGGAGGTCGACGACTCGACCGCGGCGCTGGTCACGCCGTTGCTGGTCGGGGTGCCCCTGGTCCTGCTGCTCGTGGGTGGCACGACCTGGCTGGCGACCGCACGGGCCCTCGCTCCCGTCGAACGCATCCGGCGCGAGGTCGAGCAGGTCAGCGGTGACCGGCTGGACCGGCGGGTGCCCGAACCGGGCGCGCGCGACGAGATCCGTCGGCTCGCGCAGACCATGAACGCGATGCTGGGACGCCTCGAGAACGCCCGCGCCCGCCAGCAGCAGTTCGTCGCCGACGCCTCCCACGAGCTGCGCTCGCCGCTCGCCAGCATCCGCCAGACGGCCGAGGTCGCCCGGGCCCACCCGGGTGCCCTGCCCGAGAGGGAGCTGGTGGACGCGGTGCTCGAGGAGTCGGGGCGCATGCAGCGGCTCGTGGAGCAGCTGCTGCTGCTCACCCGGGCCGACGAGGGCGCGGTCGGCCGCGCGCCCCGCGACGTCGACCTCGACGACCTGGCGCTCGCCGAGGCCCGACGGGTCGCGCGCTCCGGGCTCGACGTCGACACCACCGGCGTGGGGCCGGGGCGGGTGCGCGGTGACCAGACCGCGCTGGCCCAGGTGGTGCGGAACCTCGTCGACAACGCGGCCCGCCATGCCGGGACGGCCCTGTCCGTCCAGGTGGGTGAGGACGCCGACGGTGTCGAGGTCGTCGTCGAGGACGACGGTCCAGGAGTCCCCGAGCCGCAGCGCCACCGCGTCTTCGAGCGGTTCGTCCGGCTCGACGAGGCGCGCGCCCGTGACGCGGGCGGGAGCGGGCTGGGCCTGGCGATCGTCAAGGAGATCGTCGCCGCCCACGGCGGCACGGTCGTGGTGTCGTCCTCGGACCTCGGCGGTGCCCGGTTCGTCGTACGCCTGCCCGGTCCCGGGAACGGCCACGGGGCCGAGCGCCCGGCCTGAGAACCGGCTCCGGACGGGTTCAGCGGAGATTCAGCGAGCGTGACGCACGCTGGGTGCACGACCGATCCACCCCCTGAGAGCCGAGAAAGGCCGTCCCCGATGAACGCCACCCAGCTCCGCAGCAAGCGCATCGTCCTTCCTTCCCTGGCCGCCGTCGCAGCCCTCGGGGCCGGCGGCGTCGCATGGGCCTCCGCGGCGCGCGCCGACCTCGGCGGCGGCCAGCGTGACCGGGTCGCCGCTGCGGCCACCCGGGCCGTCGGGGGCACGGCGGTCGACGTCGAGTCCGGTGACGACCGGGGGGAGGCCTACGAGGTCGAGGTGCGGCGGGCCGACGGCAGCGAGGTGGACGTCTCCCTGGACACGAACCTCCACGTGGTCAGCCGGCACGTCGACCAGCACGACGGCGACCACGGTGACGGGGCCGACGAGCACGGTGACGAGGCCGACGAGCACGGTGACGAGGCCGGCGAGCACGGGGACGACGGCCACGAGGGCCCCGACGCCGGCGACCGGGCGGTGAGCGCGGCGCAGCGCTCGTCCGCCGAGAGGGCGGCGCTGGCCTCGGTCAAGGGCGGCACGGTCCTCGAGGTGGAGGCCGGTGACGACCCCGGCGAGGCCTACGAGGTCGAGGTGCGCGACACCGCGAACAAGAAGTGGGAGCTGGTGCTGGACTCCGGCTTCACGGTGGTCCGCACGACCGCCGACGACTGACCCCAGCGGTACGGCCACTGGTCCAGGTGTGTCTGGTGGGGCCGCGCCGGCCCACCTACGCTCCGATGGTGTGGGTGACACCGACCCGACACACCGCAGCGGCGCCCCGACCCGCCC
It encodes:
- a CDS encoding sensor histidine kinase, with the translated sequence MAEGRLGRASVRVRTTAVAVLVVAITLLVGAVALVALVRGSLHTGAEVSAEQRASALVAEIEHTGLPPAEPSDPAEDPDEPDELVWQVTGPDGTVVRSSQPLREPLPSDDEDSVRLAGADHPYVVATDDASSGGQEYTVAVAVSLEEVDDSTAALVTPLLVGVPLVLLLVGGTTWLATARALAPVERIRREVEQVSGDRLDRRVPEPGARDEIRRLAQTMNAMLGRLENARARQQQFVADASHELRSPLASIRQTAEVARAHPGALPERELVDAVLEESGRMQRLVEQLLLLTRADEGAVGRAPRDVDLDDLALAEARRVARSGLDVDTTGVGPGRVRGDQTALAQVVRNLVDNAARHAGTALSVQVGEDADGVEVVVEDDGPGVPEPQRHRVFERFVRLDEARARDAGGSGLGLAIVKEIVAAHGGTVVVSSSDLGGARFVVRLPGPGNGHGAERPA
- a CDS encoding PepSY domain-containing protein, with translation MNATQLRSKRIVLPSLAAVAALGAGGVAWASAARADLGGGQRDRVAAAATRAVGGTAVDVESGDDRGEAYEVEVRRADGSEVDVSLDTNLHVVSRHVDQHDGDHGDGADEHGDEADEHGDEAGEHGDDGHEGPDAGDRAVSAAQRSSAERAALASVKGGTVLEVEAGDDPGEAYEVEVRDTANKKWELVLDSGFTVVRTTADD